The sequence CCTTTCTCCTCTAAACCTGACACTCTCATCAACCATAATCTCTCCATTTTCTGATAATGTAACCTTGAATCGGTCCAATGGCCTGGGGGCAGGTCCTTCGATATTTATCCCATCGGGTGTGTAGCCGCTGCCATGACATGGGCACTTGAATTTGCCCTCTGCTGCCAGCCAGTTGGGCGTACAACCCAGGTGTGTACATTTTGCCTCTATTACATATAATTTATTCACCTCACGGACTACCCAGATTCGTCGCAGTTGTTTAAACTTTTCGTTTACCCCCTGTGTGTATTCAGATAGATATCCAATTGTATACTTTGTTGGAGGTTCAAAAAGCGTTCTGGGGAAAAAGAATCTTATGGTTGAACCGAGAACAGCGGCAAGGAATAAACTGATAACTCCCCATCCACCATAGTACATAAATCTCCTTCGGTGTACTTTGTGCTCGACTTTATCAACCAATTCAGGATTTGTACTGTTTTTCATACTATTCACCTTGCCGTTTTAACAGTAAAAGTCCGTAGAAAAGTGACGACGTTTCTTATTTTTTCCTCTTCTTTCAACGTATACTGCCATGGTGGACAGAAAGGGCTTTTTCCAAATGCGGCCGTACCTTTCTTTATAACTTCAATCAAATATTCATCCTGCACCTGGTCCATAAAATCTGGATCAGTAAAGTTTCCTGGTTTCGGTTTAAGGTCACTTGCGTAATAATTACCATCTCCTTTTCCGTATTTTCCGTGACATGGTGAACAGTGTTCTTGGTAAACCCTCCTGCCATTACGAATTTCAAACGACTCTTCAGGTTGGAATTTCAGTTCGTATCTTTCTGTCCTGGTGCCTTCTTCTGTATTTGCGTAAGGTTGAATAAGAGGGAAAAATAAGAAGATAAATATAGTAAAAAAACTTATGGCTGGCATTTTCTGACTTAATCTGTATTTTTCTTTCATAGTGCACTTGTTAAAGAAACAGTAATTGATATAAAGGCTATAGCTTTTTTAACACCAAACCTGGATGAATCAGGACCAGACAGGAAAAGAATATTTATAAGGTTACTATTTACGTTTTTTTAAAGTAAAGTTTACCTCTACAGTCCTTCCGCCTTCTACTGATACATCCTGTTCCTCAGACCTCAGTTTTTCGTGCCATGTCTTTAGTTTATATGTTCCGGGTGGTACATTATCAACCTTAAAGTTTCCATCTTTTGCTGTAACCGCAAAATAGGGGTTATCTAATACTACAACATACGCGGACATTTCCGCATGCACGTTACATAGAAGCGGTACTTCACACGACTCATTGAATGTAACAGGTTTTGAAGCACCAATGTCATACGTTCCAAGATTAAACTGGTTGCAGCTGTCAGGAGTAGAAAATACGTTATGCCTGACCAGGTCACTATTAGGAAAATCTATCGTTGTCCCTTTCTGTACTGCTATTACGTGTGGAACAAAAATCAGGTTCAACTGGTCAACAACGCCATGTTCTTCCGGTGGTTCAAAGTTGTTGTCCCCAGCTTTCTCAATATAGACAACGGTATCGCCTGAATGCCTTGTCCTTCTGCATTTCACTTTACCTGTTATAATACCGGGATTCTCTACCGCAACATCCAGCCTTATCTCATTCTTTAATTCCCGCATGGCCTTTTGCAGTTTCTCCTTCATTTTCTGGGATTCATCCTGGGCCCTCAAGTCAGTTGCAAGTAGAAATAAAATAAAAAATGCGAGTACTGTTAAACATAATCTCTTCATAAATTCAAATCTCCTTTCCCCGTCATAATAAGACATCGTCCATGACACTGCACGAATGTAAACTTTCGGCTATCAATGACAGAAACCCGGGCCTGAATGGTAAACGGGGAGGTTTATATCTGGCCCGGGCTTCTGTTTATCAACATAGTAATTTATTCAAAAAATTTTGTACTACATGTTCTAAACAAAATGCTATGTAACATACTGCCTGTTACAAACAGCTTAGAATGCGATATCTACGCCAAGTCTGTAGGTAGTATCCAGAAAACTTCCAAGATCAACTCTATCTGCCTCGTTGCCGTCAGTTCCTGTTT comes from Candidatus Scalindua japonica and encodes:
- a CDS encoding ubiquinol-cytochrome c reductase iron-sulfur subunit, which produces MKNSTNPELVDKVEHKVHRRRFMYYGGWGVISLFLAAVLGSTIRFFFPRTLFEPPTKYTIGYLSEYTQGVNEKFKQLRRIWVVREVNKLYVIEAKCTHLGCTPNWLAAEGKFKCPCHGSGYTPDGINIEGPAPRPLDRFKVTLSENGEIMVDESVRFRGERRQWDKPGAFISV
- a CDS encoding c-type cytochrome codes for the protein MKEKYRLSQKMPAISFFTIFIFLFFPLIQPYANTEEGTRTERYELKFQPEESFEIRNGRRVYQEHCSPCHGKYGKGDGNYYASDLKPKPGNFTDPDFMDQVQDEYLIEVIKKGTAAFGKSPFCPPWQYTLKEEEKIRNVVTFLRTFTVKTAR
- a CDS encoding carboxypeptidase regulatory-like domain-containing protein, which encodes MKRLCLTVLAFFILFLLATDLRAQDESQKMKEKLQKAMRELKNEIRLDVAVENPGIITGKVKCRRTRHSGDTVVYIEKAGDNNFEPPEEHGVVDQLNLIFVPHVIAVQKGTTIDFPNSDLVRHNVFSTPDSCNQFNLGTYDIGASKPVTFNESCEVPLLCNVHAEMSAYVVVLDNPYFAVTAKDGNFKVDNVPPGTYKLKTWHEKLRSEEQDVSVEGGRTVEVNFTLKKRK